In Defluviimonas aquaemixtae, the sequence TGAAAGTGGTGGAAGGTCACGAATCGTCGCCCTGAAATCCTTCAGACGCGTAGCGTTGGACGGCTGGTCGACGAGGAAGTGTGGGTTCGGTTTTGACTACTTTCGACATGCTGAATTGACAAAAGGCGCATCTCGCGGTGCAGCTGCCATTACATCGCGCCGCAGAGTAGCCCTGAGGACCGACCGAAACCTTTGTGCGGGGTGGGAGGCCAATTGGTCGTGCCGATGCAAAACTACATTGGGAAGATTGAACCGGCCGCGCCGGGCGCCGGTTGGGCGGTTTCATGAACCAACCGGGATGTCGAACAAGAGATGTCTGGGGCACGAGCACGCCGCTGTCCACGGACACGCGGAAGCGACCGGATTTGGACCCCCTGAAGGTCCTCTGCGCATTCGGAACCCGACCTGAGCTCATCAAGTTCCTTCCGGTCCTGCGCACGCTCCGGCGCCGGCGCGGCCTCATGCCGGTAACGGTACTCACGTCCCAGCATACCGACCTCGTCAAGCCGCTCATCGAGCTTTGGAAAATCCGGGTCGACCATGATCTTGGCGCGATGGTTCACGGTCAGACGCTGAACAGCCTCTTATCCCGACTTGTCGCGCGTTTCGACGACGTACTCGCGGATGAGGCGCCGGACTTCGTGCTGGTTCAAGGCGATACGACGAGCGCGCTGGCCGCGGCGCAAGCTGCATGGCACCGCCAGATCCCGGTTGGGCACATCGAGGCCGGACTTCGGTCGGGAGCGCGCGAGAATCCCTTTCCCGAGGAGATGAACCGTCGACTCATCACGGCGCTCGCGACGCTGCATTTTGCCCCCACCGACCGAAATGTCGCGGCATTGCTGTCAGAAGGTGTGGCGCGCGATCGGATCATCCTGACCGGTAATCCGATCGTCGATGCGATCGGGCTGATCCGGAAACGGCAGACACCCTCGCCAGAGATCCGGGACCTTGTCGCGAGTCTTGCCGGCCGCCGGCTCTTGCTTCTTACAACGCATCGCCGCGAGAGCTTCGGGGCGCTCATGCGCGGGCGTTTGCGCGTCTTGCGCGATTTCGTCGAGCGGCGGGCCGATGTCAGCCTCGTCTTCCCGGTGCATTGCAATCCAGCCGTCACCGAGGTCGCCACGCAAGAGTTAGGCGGGGTGCCGAACATCCATCTCGTGCCGCCGCTTCACTATCCCGATTTCCTGCATTGCCTCGCCTCCGCATGGCTCGTCGTGTCGGATTCGGGTGGCGTGCAGGAAGAGGCGCCGAGCCTCGGCAAGCCGCTGCTAATCCTTCGCGAAAACACAGAGCGGCCAGAGGTCGTGGAATCTGGCGTCGCGCGCCTCGTGGGCCGGACACCGCAGCGGCTTAGCGACGAATTGATCCTGGCTGAGGCGCAGGATTCTTGGGCGTATCGAGTGCAACCGATCGAAAACCCGTTCGGACGGGGGGAGAGTGCACGGCGCATCGTCGACGCGATTCAGGCGTGGCGCACTGAAGCCGCCATTCAAGGCAGGGGGGCGGCTGAGGCATCGTGAACGACATCCGTCATCTACTTTCGGTCGACTTCGAGGAACATTTTCAGCTCGTGACCTCTGGGCGCGGAGTGCCGGAACGGCACTGGGATAGATTTCCTTCGCGGATCGTGGACAATACCGAGAGAGTTCTGCGCTTGCTGGACCGCCACGACACGAAGGCAACATTCTTCGTCGGTGACTGGGTCGCGGAACGATATGGCGCGCTGATCGCTGACATTGCCCTCGAAGGTCATGAGATCGCGTGCCGCCTTTCCCCGTCAAGGCGGCGGGCCGGACTCGCCTTCGCAGATCCTTCGCTGCACGCGGTTCAGTTCAAACGCCGGTTGGAGTCCGTGGCGGGCAGAGCCGTCCATGGATGCCGGATCGATCGCCCGGCAAGGGCGGTGCCATCTGGCGTCGGGTCGGGCGCCTCACCATTTCGGTACGAATGCCGCCCCGGGCCTGCCCTTGGCCCGCTTCGTGTCACCACACGAGCCGCATCGGACGGGACCCCCGTTCAGCTCGGTATGCCGAGCCTGCGCATCGCGGGGCAGGACGTGCCCCTCGTCGGCGGCGAGAGCCTCAGGCACGTGCCCGGCGCTCTCGAAAACCGCCTTCTCGCCGGCTGGGCGCGAAGCCGCGCGCCGCATCACTTCACGTTCAAGCTCTGGGAACTCGATCCCGACCTAGCGCGACTGGCGGTGCTTTCATCCGTCCAACGGCTTATTTGTTACCGAAATCATCACCTGTTCGAGGAAAGGTTTGCGCGGCTTCTGGAGCGCGCGGCCTTCAGCCCAGTGCGGGCGCATCTCGGGCTTGCAGAGGAAAAAGTCGCCCGAACCGCTCCGCTCGCGCCGGTTTCAGCGCCGCCCGCGGAGCCGGAAGTGCCGGGCGTGCCGGTCTCGATCATCGTGCCGTGCTTCAACGAGGAGGCAGGGCTTAGCTACCTCGCGAACGTGTTCTCGGCGCTCGATGCGGAACTCGGCCGGCGCCACAGGCTCAGCTTTGTCCTCGTCGATGATGGCAGTACCGACCGAACCCGGCAGGAAATGCAGCGGCTGTTCGGCCACGACGGACGATATCGGATCGTGCGGCATGAGATGAACAGGGGTATCGCGGCAGCCATTCTCACCGGAATCGGCGCGGCCAAGGACGACATCGTCGTCACCATGGATAGCGACTGTAGCTACGATCCGGCCCGGATTGAGGACATGCTGGCGCTGCTTGCGCCCGACGTGGCGTTGGTTACCGCCTCGCCCTATCACGCCGATGCCGGGGTTGAAGGCGTGCCCGGCTGGCGGATTTTCGTGTCGAGGGGCGCCTCATCGCTTTATCGAATGGTGCTTCGCACCCAGCTCGCGACCTACACCAGCTGCTTCCGCGTCTACCGGAAACGCGCTCTCGAAGGTCTGATTCTGCACCACGAAGGTTTCATCGGAGTCGCCGAGATGCTCGCGCGGCTGGATATGGCGGGCGGGCGGATTGCCGAATACCCGGTCGTGCTGGAGGCTCGGGTTCTTGGCCGTTCGAAACTCAGGCTGTTTCGTACGATTGTCGGACACTTGCGGCTGCTCGGCGCGATTTTTGCGACACGATTGCGGGACCGAAGACGCGCCGGTGCCATCGCATTGACGAAGGAGGAAGGTTGAGATGACGAGTGTGCAGGTATCCGGGCTGACAGTGCCTCCTATTCCATCGGATCAGGACGCAAGCGGTCGGCAGCTTGGCGACGAGGAGATCGAGATGCTCGCGCGCGCGGTGCGCAGCGGCACGTTGACGAGCACCAAGGGGACATTCGTCAAGGCATTCGAAGAGGGGTTCAGCAAGCGGATCGGTGTCGCGCACGCCGCCGCCTGCGCGTCGGGCACGAGCGCCATACATGCGGCGGTCGCCGCCATCGACCCTGAACCCGGAGACGAGATCGTGACCTCTCCGGTCACCGACATGGGTGCGATTACGCCGATCATCTACCAGACCGCCGTACCGGTATTCGCCGATGTCGACGCTTCCTCTGGCAATATCACCGCCGAGACGGTCGAGCGTGTCCTCGGCCCCAAGACGCGCGCAATCGTGGTCACACATCTTTTCGGAAATCCGGCCGAGATGGGTCCGATCCTCGAGCTCGCTGAATCGCGGGGCATCGCGGTCATCGAGGATTGCGCCCAAGCTTTCGGCGCTACATATGACGGACGACCCGTTGGCACGCTGGGCGCGATCGGATGTTACAGTCTTCAACAGGGCAAGCACATCACGACCGGCGAAGGCGGCATTGTGATCTCGAACGACGACCGCTTGGCCCGCCGGGTCAAGCTGTTCATCGACAAGGCCTGGGGCTACGGGGACCCCAGCCCGGATCACTACTTCGCCGCACTGAACGGCCGGATGAGCGAGCTGCAGGGCGCCGTCGCGACCGCGCAGCTAGGCAAGCTCTCCCAAAGCATCAGCCAGCGACAGCGGATGGCCGAGCGGCTGACTTGTGCGATCGGCGACATTGAAGGGATTTACGCGCCCTGCGTGCCGAAGGCCGGCCGGCATAGTTTCTGGAAATACGCGCTGCGTGTCTCTCTGGATCTCGGCGGGCCAGACGTACTGGCGGCCGCGTTGCGAACTGGCGACATCGCATCGGCGCCGCGCTACATCCGCAAGCCGGCCTTCGAATGCGCCGTGATCCGTGACCAGCGGACCTTCGGAAACAGCCGATTTCCGTTCTCGCTCGCGCGCCCCGAGATTCTCGACTACGCGCCGGAACGGTACCCGGGGGTTTACCGGTTCCTGCGAGATGTCCTGGTCTTGCCCTGGAACGAGCGGCTCGAGGAGTCGCATGTCGATCTGATCGCCGACCGGCTTCGTGCCTATGCGGCCAGCGAAGCCGCGGGCGCGGCGCAATGAGCGGCGCATTCAGACTTGGCCTTGTTGGCGCTGGGGCGATCGCGCGCAGCTATGCGGCGGCCATCTCGGGCGGAGGAACGGCGCAGCTTGTCGCGGTGGCCGATACCGATGGTGACGCGGCCGCGGCCTTCGCGCGCGACACCGGCGCCGTTCCCTTTTCGTCGCACCGCGACTTGGCGGCGGCCTCGATCTGCGACGCGGTGCTCGTGACGACACCGCCGGCGACCCATGCCGCCATCGTGATCGATTTGGTGTCACGTGGTCTTCCCGTTCTATGCGAGAAGCCGCTCAGCATAACTCTCGACTCGGCGCGGCAGATGACACAGGCGGCAGCAGACAACGGTGTCGTCTTGTCGATGGCGTCCAAATTCCGGTTCGTCGATGACGTGATCAGGGCGCGCGAGATGATCGCCGAGGGCGCCATTGGCGCTCCGCTCATGCTGGAAAACGTCTTCACCAGCGTCGTCGACATGACGAACCGTTGGAATGCGGACGCCCGCATCAGCGGCGGCGGAGTGCTGATCGACAACGGCACCCACAGCATCGACATCGTGCGCTATTTCCTGGGGCCGATCACGGAGGTATTCGCGGTCGCCGGGCCACGCATGCAGCCGGTCGGGGTCGAAGACACAGTAACCCTTATCGCGCGGACCGCAGGTGGGGCGCAGACGACGGTTGAAACATCGTGGAGCCTGCACAAGGACCGAAGCGCATTCATCGCCGTATATGGAACGGAAGGCGCCATCGAGGTCGGCTGGCAGGGCTCGCGCTTTCGGCGCGGGCGAGCCGGGATCTGGGAGCCGTACGGCACTGGCTACGACAAGTCGGCGGCATTCGCACGGCAGATCGACCATTTCGCTGCGGTCGTTCGCGGCGAGGACAAACCGCTGCCCGATGCTGCGGACGCTCTCGCCTCCGTCGCAGTGATCCAGGCGGCGTACC encodes:
- the wecB gene encoding non-hydrolyzing UDP-N-acetylglucosamine 2-epimerase, which produces MNQPGCRTRDVWGTSTPLSTDTRKRPDLDPLKVLCAFGTRPELIKFLPVLRTLRRRRGLMPVTVLTSQHTDLVKPLIELWKIRVDHDLGAMVHGQTLNSLLSRLVARFDDVLADEAPDFVLVQGDTTSALAAAQAAWHRQIPVGHIEAGLRSGARENPFPEEMNRRLITALATLHFAPTDRNVAALLSEGVARDRIILTGNPIVDAIGLIRKRQTPSPEIRDLVASLAGRRLLLLTTHRRESFGALMRGRLRVLRDFVERRADVSLVFPVHCNPAVTEVATQELGGVPNIHLVPPLHYPDFLHCLASAWLVVSDSGGVQEEAPSLGKPLLILRENTERPEVVESGVARLVGRTPQRLSDELILAEAQDSWAYRVQPIENPFGRGESARRIVDAIQAWRTEAAIQGRGAAEAS
- a CDS encoding glycosyltransferase, producing MPSLRIAGQDVPLVGGESLRHVPGALENRLLAGWARSRAPHHFTFKLWELDPDLARLAVLSSVQRLICYRNHHLFEERFARLLERAAFSPVRAHLGLAEEKVARTAPLAPVSAPPAEPEVPGVPVSIIVPCFNEEAGLSYLANVFSALDAELGRRHRLSFVLVDDGSTDRTRQEMQRLFGHDGRYRIVRHEMNRGIAAAILTGIGAAKDDIVVTMDSDCSYDPARIEDMLALLAPDVALVTASPYHADAGVEGVPGWRIFVSRGASSLYRMVLRTQLATYTSCFRVYRKRALEGLILHHEGFIGVAEMLARLDMAGGRIAEYPVVLEARVLGRSKLRLFRTIVGHLRLLGAIFATRLRDRRRAGAIALTKEEG
- a CDS encoding DegT/DnrJ/EryC1/StrS family aminotransferase gives rise to the protein MTSVQVSGLTVPPIPSDQDASGRQLGDEEIEMLARAVRSGTLTSTKGTFVKAFEEGFSKRIGVAHAAACASGTSAIHAAVAAIDPEPGDEIVTSPVTDMGAITPIIYQTAVPVFADVDASSGNITAETVERVLGPKTRAIVVTHLFGNPAEMGPILELAESRGIAVIEDCAQAFGATYDGRPVGTLGAIGCYSLQQGKHITTGEGGIVISNDDRLARRVKLFIDKAWGYGDPSPDHYFAALNGRMSELQGAVATAQLGKLSQSISQRQRMAERLTCAIGDIEGIYAPCVPKAGRHSFWKYALRVSLDLGGPDVLAAALRTGDIASAPRYIRKPAFECAVIRDQRTFGNSRFPFSLARPEILDYAPERYPGVYRFLRDVLVLPWNERLEESHVDLIADRLRAYAASEAAGAAQ
- a CDS encoding Gfo/Idh/MocA family protein; the encoded protein is MSGAFRLGLVGAGAIARSYAAAISGGGTAQLVAVADTDGDAAAAFARDTGAVPFSSHRDLAAASICDAVLVTTPPATHAAIVIDLVSRGLPVLCEKPLSITLDSARQMTQAAADNGVVLSMASKFRFVDDVIRAREMIAEGAIGAPLMLENVFTSVVDMTNRWNADARISGGGVLIDNGTHSIDIVRYFLGPITEVFAVAGPRMQPVGVEDTVTLIARTAGGAQTTVETSWSLHKDRSAFIAVYGTEGAIEVGWQGSRFRRGRAGIWEPYGTGYDKSAAFARQIDHFAAVVRGEDKPLPDAADALASVAVIQAAYRSIATGRWVPAEPDLAHSPFMEIAR